The following are encoded together in the candidate division WOR-1 bacterium RIFOXYB2_FULL_36_35 genome:
- a CDS encoding 50S ribosomal protein L19: protein MGIIEEIEKKQKNDKVASFNVGDTVKVFSKIVEGSKERLQAFEGIVIKKKGGSNRETFTVRKLVQGVGVERIFPLHSPKIDNVQVIKRGRVRRAKLYYLRNQVGSAATKIKEEAKKTSLSGKQ, encoded by the coding sequence ATGGGAATCATAGAAGAGATAGAAAAAAAGCAAAAGAATGACAAAGTTGCATCTTTTAATGTAGGCGATACGGTGAAAGTTTTTTCAAAAATCGTGGAGGGAAGCAAAGAGAGATTGCAAGCGTTTGAAGGTATCGTTATAAAGAAAAAAGGCGGAAGCAACAGAGAGACATTCACAGTACGAAAACTTGTACAGGGTGTCGGAGTTGAAAGAATTTTCCCTTTACACTCTCCCAAAATAGATAATGTGCAAGTCATAAAAAGAGGAAGAGTTCGACGCGCAAAGCTTTATTACCTAAGAAACCAAGTAGGGTCTGCAGCAACAAAGATAAAAGAAGAAGCAAAAAAGACTTCATTAAGTGGAAAACAATAA
- a CDS encoding ribonuclease HII, with protein sequence MPNAREESFFRKKGLDFIAGVDEAGRGPLAGPVVAAAVILPKQYKIKGLDDSKKLSEKERERLFYIIQKKAVDIGIGIVDQKTIDKVNILQATLMAMKIAIESLSPRPDIVLIDGKQKTRTIIPQKCIIRGDGKCNCISAASIIAKVTRDKIMADMDKLYPLYGFKEHKGYGTKKHINKILTLGPCEIHRQSFDPIKSLFKTPEKT encoded by the coding sequence ATGCCTAATGCAAGAGAAGAGTCTTTTTTCAGGAAAAAGGGGTTGGATTTTATCGCAGGCGTCGACGAAGCAGGCAGAGGCCCACTTGCAGGGCCAGTGGTTGCCGCAGCCGTTATCCTTCCAAAACAATATAAGATAAAAGGATTAGATGATTCCAAAAAGTTGTCAGAAAAAGAGAGAGAAAGACTTTTTTATATCATCCAAAAAAAAGCAGTCGACATAGGGATTGGAATTGTTGACCAGAAAACCATAGACAAAGTAAATATACTGCAAGCAACTCTTATGGCAATGAAAATTGCAATAGAAAGTCTGTCTCCGCGACCAGACATAGTCTTAATAGACGGGAAACAAAAAACAAGAACAATTATCCCTCAAAAATGCATTATTAGAGGGGATGGAAAATGTAATTGCATATCTGCCGCATCCATCATAGCAAAGGTAACGAGAGACAAAATAATGGCAGATATGGACAAATTATATCCTTTATATGGATTTAAAGAACATAAAGGCTACGGAACTAAAAAGCATATAAACAAGATTTTAACTCTTGGCCCTTGCGAAATACACCGCCAATCGTTCGATCCAATAAAGTCACTCTTTAAAACCCCAGAAAAGACTTGA
- a CDS encoding DNA-binding protein HU (histone-like DNA-binding protein): MNKQDLSSYLSSKTSLPKSQCLTIINHTFDAIAGALKKGQEVRLIGFGTWKKKKRKARKGRNPKTGKEIKIAARNVVRFNMGSELFDMIN; the protein is encoded by the coding sequence ATGAATAAACAAGATCTTAGCAGCTATTTGTCGTCAAAAACAAGTCTTCCAAAAAGCCAATGCTTGACAATTATCAATCATACATTTGACGCTATCGCAGGAGCTCTTAAAAAAGGGCAGGAAGTAAGATTGATCGGTTTTGGCACTTGGAAAAAGAAAAAGAGGAAAGCCCGAAAAGGACGTAACCCTAAAACAGGAAAAGAGATTAAAATTGCAGCTCGTAACGTTGTAAGGTTTAATATGGGGTCTGAGCTTTTCGATATGATCAATTAG
- a CDS encoding signal peptidase I produces MENNKEKIKKWAWEWTETLIVAFILAIFIRSFFLQVFWIPSSSMEPTLNINDRLIVNKMAYGIPNPLFESFKEKIFFYVIPNPIYKNPVPTSDRQYILDFHKNPKRFDIVVFRTYDYEKNRRDLIKRIIGLSGETIELKKGIVYINGKRLAEKGERYNNYYDPNTFPAKFGPVEIPKDSYFVMGDNRPNSADSRFWGFLPKKNIIGPALVKIWPIWELSLI; encoded by the coding sequence GTGGAAAACAATAAAGAAAAGATAAAAAAGTGGGCATGGGAGTGGACTGAAACATTAATAGTCGCATTTATCCTTGCAATATTTATCAGGTCATTTTTCCTGCAAGTGTTTTGGATCCCTTCAAGCTCGATGGAACCGACACTAAATATAAATGATCGTTTAATTGTAAACAAAATGGCGTACGGCATCCCCAATCCATTATTTGAATCCTTTAAAGAAAAAATATTCTTTTATGTAATTCCAAACCCAATATATAAAAATCCTGTCCCGACATCTGACAGGCAATATATTTTAGACTTTCACAAAAATCCAAAACGTTTTGATATCGTAGTATTTCGAACATATGATTATGAAAAAAACCGCAGAGATTTAATTAAACGGATAATAGGGCTCTCGGGAGAAACAATCGAATTAAAAAAAGGGATCGTCTACATAAACGGGAAAAGGCTTGCAGAAAAAGGGGAAAGATATAATAATTATTATGATCCAAATACATTCCCCGCAAAATTTGGCCCCGTAGAAATACCAAAAGATTCCTATTTTGTAATGGGCGACAACAGGCCAAATTCGGCAGACTCAAGATTCTGGGGATTTTTGCCTAAAAAAAACATTATAGGTCCCGCTCTTGTTAAAATTTGGCCTATTTGGGAATTGAGCTTAATTTAA